One part of the Podarcis muralis chromosome 3, rPodMur119.hap1.1, whole genome shotgun sequence genome encodes these proteins:
- the DOP1A gene encoding protein DOP1A isoform X2 yields the protein MNAEELELLGDSKYRNYVAAVDKALKSFEYSSEWADLISSLGKLNKVLQNNAKYQVVPKKLTIGKRLAQCLHPALPGGVHRKALETYEIIFKIIGPKRLAKDLFLYSSGLFPLLANAAMSVKPALLSLYEVYYLPLGKTLKPGLQGLLTGILPGLEEGSEYYERTNTLLEKVAAAVDQSAFYSALWGSLLTSPAVRLPGITYVLSHLNRKLSMEDQLYIIGSDIELMVEAVSTSVQDSSVLVQRSTLDLILFCFPFHMSQATRPDMIRILSASLHVVLRRDMSLNRRLYAWLLGFDNNGAIIGPRSTRHSNPEEHATYYFNTFSKEMLVQAMVGILQINVCGEESTLTQDLKPFRILISLLDKPELGPVILEDVLIEVFRTLYTQCKAELDLQVDSSFSKDHAQLSSKLRENKKTAELIKTANLLFNSFEPYYMWDYIARWFEECCRRTLHARLQTVPGGGSEPAELPLTNFCLLVDFLLDIVSLETYIEIQTEHLPQLLLRMISALTSHLQTLHLSELADSLKLCSKILSKVQPPLLSAGTDGALQFPSRHSIVKEWEERKMPPVSAENPNDVFEDGENPPSSRSSESGFTEFVQYQADTTDDIDRMLSGGPGTTGLPIIGSTSSETETVSTLGSEETIVQPSSKMTQGTGSRSGKTTTVQKTAMQCCLEYVQQFLTRFINLYIIPSNSLSRPLAAELQEDLVRGKGEAAQCTRESQGDAAKGKRTTKKTSPKEYLSAFIAACQLFLECSSFPVYIAEGNHTSEIHAEQTDIDCEEEQPPLWLQTLMGACRQANDFSIQGVTISLIMDLVGLTQSVAFVTGENLNSVEAPQPLSPNQGRVAVVIRPPLTQGNLRYMAEKTDFFKHVALTLWDQLGDGTPQHHQKSVELFFQLHNLVPSSSICEDVISQQLTHRDKKIRTEAHAKFAVLWHLTRDLHINKSSSYGRSFDRSLFIMLDSLNSLDGSTWSVGQAWLNQVLQRHDIARVLEPLLLLLLHPKTQRISVQRVQAECYWNKPSCYPEDENENNFMQKFNCGDSFAHMPASQEQDITAKENNEKQLAMDEMENFSLTVNPLSDRISLLSTSSETLPMVASDFDLPDHQIEIMQSSDSGCSQSSAGDNLSFEAEAESLMATDSSQHLRGDSPDEIVQQVVTDLICKVVSGLGEDTEPGKHYLYSEDASTKLNALDPSEEAAKTEDPNIQDSQSSLLSNDSSQLLSASTETGLDSISNEISRNNSSPCISVSEQSLCDPISASAETKSRQRSHSSIQFSFKGKFPEKTSEKETIVKESGKQPGAKPKVKIAKRKDDEKKKAQAEKLKQTSVFFTDGLDLENWYSCGEGEISEIESDAGSPGMRKSPHFNIHPLYQHVLLYLQVYDSSRTLYAFSAIKAILKTNPSAFVNAISTTSVNNAYTPQLSLLQNLLARHRISVMGKDFYSHIPVDSNHNFRSSMYIEILISLCLYYMRSHYPTHVKVSPQDLIGNRNMQMMSIEILTLLFAELAKVVESSTKGFPSFISDMLSKCKVQKVVLHCLLSSIFSAQKWHSEKVAGKNMVAIEEGYSEDSLINFSEDELDNGSTLQSQLLKVLQRLIVLEHRVMTGPEENEAGFDFVVTDLEHINPQQPMTSLQYLHSQPITSQGMFLCAVIRALHQHCACKMHPQWIGLITASLPYMGKVLQRVVVSVTLQLCRNLDNLIQQYRYETGLSSSRPLWMASVTPPDMMLTLLEGITTVIHYCLLDPTAQYHQLLVTVDQKHMLEARSGILSILHMIMSSVTLLWSILHQADSSEKTAAAAAASITTINLGSTKNLRQQILELLGPISMNHGVHFMAAIAFVWNERRQHKNTSRTKVIPTPSEEQLLLVELVRSISVMRTETVMQTVKEVLKQPPAIAKDKKHLSLEVCMLQFFFAYIQRIPVSNVVDSWASLLLLLKDSIQLGLPAPGQFLILGVLNEFIMKNPNLDNKKDQRDLQDVTHKIVDAIGAIAGSSLEQTTWLRRNLEVKPSPKIMVDGNNLESDVEDMLSPALETSSITPSVYSVHALTLLSEVLAHLLDMVFYSDEKERVIPLLVNIMHYVVPYLRNHSAHNAPSYRACVQLLSSLSGYQYTRRAWKKEAFDLFMDSSFFQMDASCVNHWRAIMDNLMTHDKTTFRDLMTRVAVAQSSSLNLFANRDVELEQRAMLLKRLAFAIFSSEVDQYQKYLPDIQERLVESLRLPQVPTLHSQVFLFFRVLLLRMSPQHLTSLWPTMITELVQVFLLMEQELTADEDISRTSGPSVAGLETTYTGGNGFSTSYNSQRWLNLYLSACKFLDLALALPSENLPQFQMYRWAFIPEASDDSGLEVRRQGTHQREFKPYVVRLAKLLRKRAKKNPEEDSSGKTLNWEPGSLLLTICAVRSIEQLLPFFNVLSQVFNSKITSRSIGHSGSPMLYPNSFPTKDIKMETQKTFSSKARQKIEEMVEKDFLEGVIKT from the exons ATGAATGCGGAGGAGCTGGAGCTACTGGGTGATTCCAAGTACAGAAACTACGTAGCAGCTGTCGACAAGGCCCTAAAAAGCTTTGAGTACTCCAGTGAATGGGCTGATTTAATCTCATCCCTTGGAAAGCTTAACAAG GTTCTTCAAAACAATGCAAAGTACCAAGTAGTACCAAAAAAGCTGACCATAGGCAAGCGCCTTGCCCAATGCCTTCACCCTGCCTTGCCAGGTGGGGTGCACCGGAAGGCCCTTGAGACGTATGAGATCATCTTCAAAATCATTGGGCCCAAGCGTCTGGCCAAAGATCTCTTCCTATACAG tTCTGGGCTTTTCCCTCTGCTTGCCAATGCTGCTATGTCTGTCAAACCAGCATTACTCAGTCTGTATGAAGTTTATTACCTTCCTTTGGGCAAAACGTTGAAACCGGGCTTGCAAGGATTGTTAACTGGGATACTTCCTGGCTTGGAGGAAGGTTCAGAGTATTATGAGAG AACCAACACTCTGCTGGAGAAGGTAGCTGCCGCAGTGGACCAATCAGCTTTCTACAGTGCACTCTGGGGTAGTCTTCTCACTAGTCCTGCTGTTCGGTTGCCTGGCATTACTTATGTCCTCTCCCATCTAAACAGGAAGCTTTCCATGGAAGACCAGCTTTATATAATAGGCAGTGACATTGAACTGATG GTGGAAGCAGTAAGCACCTCAGTGCAGGATTCCAGTGTACTAGTACAGAGAAGCACACTGGACCTGATACTTTTCTGTTTTCCATTCCACATGAGTCAG GCGACGCGCCCAGACATGATCAGAATTCTGTCAGCATCTCTTCATGTAGTCCTGCGCAGAGACATGTCACTCAATAGAAGGCTTTATGCCTGGCTTCTAG GTTTTGATAACAACGGTGCCATTATAGGACCTAGAAGCACAAGGCATAGCAATCCTGAAGAACATGCTACGTACTACTTCAATACTTTCTCTAAGGAAATGCTAGTTCAG GCAATGGTGGGAATTTTGCAGATCAACGTGTGTGGAGAGGAGAGCACATTGACGCAGGATCTGAAGCCTTTTCGGATTCTTATCAGTTTATTGGACAAACCTGAGCTAG GACCTGTAATATTAGAGGATGTACTGATTGAAGTATTTAGGACATTATATACTCAATGCAAAGCGGAGCTGGATCTGCAAGTGGACTCCTCCTTCAGCAAGGACCATGCTCAGCTAAGCAG caaactgagggaaaataagaaaacagCAGAGCTGATTAAAACTGCCAATCTTCTGTTCAATTCTTTTGAGCCTTACTATATGTGGGATTACATTGCCCGTTGGTTTGAAGAATGTTGTAG GAGGACACTGCATGCCCGACTACAGACTGTGCCTGGAGGTGGTAGTGAACCTGCTGAACTCCCCCTTACCAATTTCTGCCTACTAGTTGATTTTTTGTTGGATATAGTATCTTTG GAGACCTATATTGAAATACAAACGGAACATCTGCCTCAGCTGCTACTCAGGATGATCTCTGCCTTGACGAGCCACCTGCAGACTTTGCACTTGTCTGAGCTAGCCGATTCCTTGAAACTCTGCTCAAAGATTCTTAGCAAAGTTCAGCCTCCGCTGTTGTCCGCTGGTACTGACGGTGCCTTGCAGTTTCCGAGCAGGCACAGCATCGTCAAAGAATGGGAAGAAAGAAAG ATGCCACCAGTTTCTGCAGAGAACCCAAACGATGTGTTTGAAGATGGTGAAAATCCTCCAAGCAGCCGGTCATCCGAAAGTGGCTTTACCGAGTTTGTGCAGTATCAGGCAGATACGACTGATGACATTGACAGGATGCTGAGTGGGGGGCCTGGAACAACTGGCCTCCCCATTATAGGCAGCACTTCTTCAGAGACTGAGACAGTCTCCACTCTGGGTTCCGAGGAAACGATTGTTCAGCCGTCTTCCAAGATGACCCAGGGGACAGGATCTCGAAGTGGGAAGACGACAACAGTTCAGAAGACTGCAATGCAGTGCTGTTTGGAGTATGTCCAGCAGTTTTTAACCAGATTTATCAACCTGTACATCATTCCAAGCAACTCCTTGTCTCGGCCCTTAGCGGCTGAGCTTCAGGAGGACCTTGTcagggggaaaggagaggctgCACAGTGCACCAGAGAGTCACAAGGGGATGCAGCTAAAGGGAAAAGGACCACTAAGAAGACATCGCCAAAAGAATACCTCTCTGCCTTCATTGCTGCATGTCAGCTCTTCCTTGAGTGCTCAAGTTTTCCAGTTTACATTGCAGAGGGAAACCACACATCAGAAATACATGCTGAACAGACAGATATTG ATTGTGAAGAAGAGCAGCCTCCCTTGTGGCTCCAGACTCTTATGGGTGCTTGCAGACAAGCTAATGATTTCAGCATCCAAGGTGTCACTATTTCTTTAATAATGGACTTAGTGGGATTGACTCAGTCTGTTGCTTTTGTCACTGGAGAAAATCTGAATAGTGTGGAAGCGCCACAGCCTCTGAGTCCAAACCAAGGAAGAGTGGCTGTTGTGATCAGACCTCCTCTCACTCAAGGCAACCTCCGATACATGGCTGAAAAGACAGATTTCTTCAAG CATGTGGCATTAACACTATGGGACCAGTTGGGTGATGGAACTCCTCAACATCACCAGAAGAGTGTGGAGCTTTTTTTCCAGTTGCACAATCTAGTTCCGTCATCTAGCATTTGCGAGGATGTTATCAGTCAACAGTTGACCCACAGAGACAAG AAAATCAGGACAGAAGCTCATGCCAAGTTTGCAGTGCTATGGCACCTCACCAGAGACCTCCATATTAACAAGTCCTCATCATATGGTCGCTCATTTGACAG GTCCTTGTTTATCATGCTGGACAGCCTTAACAGTTTGGATGGTTCTACCTGGTCAGTCGGTCAGGCCTGGTTAAATCAAGTGCTCCAACGTCATGACATTGCAAGAGTCCTTGAACCTTTGCTTCTGTTGCTTCTCCACCCAAAAACTCAGCGCATTTCTGTCCAGAGAGTGCAGGCTGAATGCTACTGGAATAAACCATCTTGTTATCCTGaggatgaaaatgaaaataattttatGCAGAAATTTAACTGTGGTGATT catttGCCCACATGCCGGCAAGTCAGGAACAAGACATTACTGCTAAAGAGAACAATGAAAAGCAACTTGCCATGGATGAAATGGAGAACTTCAGTCTTACAGTCAACCCATTAAGTGACAGGATCTCCCTACTGAGTACCAGCAGTGAAACTCTTCCTATGGTTGCATCTGATTTTGATCTTCCCGACCATCAGATAGAAATAATGCAAAGTTCAGACTCTGGCTGTTCCCAGTCATCTGCTGGGGATAACCTAAGCTtcgaggcagaagctgaaagcctGATGGCAACAGACAGTTCTCAGCATTTGAGGGGAGATTCGCCGGATGAAATTGTCCAGCAGGTGGTCACTGACTTGATATGCAAGGTTGTCAGTGGGCTTGGAGAAGATACCGAACCAGGTAAGCATTACCTGTATTCAGAAGATGCCTCCACTAAGCTAAATGCTTTGGATCCCTCCGAAGAGGCTGCTAAAACTGAAGACCCAAACATTCAAGACAGCCAGAGCAGTTTGCTTAGCAACGACAGTTCTCAATTGCTATCTGCCTCGACCGAGACAGGACTGGACAGCATTTCCAATGAAATCTCCAGAAACAATTCCTCTCCTTGCATCTCAGTAAGTGAGCAGAGTCTCTGTGACCCGATTTCCGCATCAGCGGAAACAAAGTCTAGGCAGAGAAGTCACAGCAGCATCCAGTTCagctttaaagggaaattccctgaAAAAACATCGGAGAAAGAAACCATCGTGAAAGAGTCTGGTAAGCAGCCGGGAGCAAAGCCCAAAGTCAAAATAGCCAAGAGGAAAGACGACGAGAAGAAGAAGGCGCAAGCTGAGAAGCTTAAACAAACCAGCGTTTTCTTCACCGATGGCCTCGACTTGGAAAATTGGTACAGCTGCGGAGAGGGAGAGATCTCGGAAATCGAGAGTGACGCAGGGTCACCAGGAATGCGAAAGTCGCCCCACTTTAATATCCATCCTTTATACCAGCATGTGCTGTTGTACCTTCAGGTGTATGACTCCTCAAGGACTCTCTATGCTTTCTCTGCCATTAAAGCCATCTTGAAAACAAACCCTTCCGCTTTTGTGAATGCCATCTCCACCACCAGCGTCAACAATGCCTATACCCCACAGCTGTCCTTACTTCAGAATCTTTTGGCCAGACATCGCATATCGGTTATGGGCAAAGACTTCTACAGCCATATCCCAGTGGACTCGAACCATAATTTCCGTAGCTCCATGTACATAGAGATCCTCATTTCTCTGTGCTTGTACTACATGCGGAGCCACTATCCAACCCACGTGAAAGTCTCCCCGCAAGACCTGATAGGGAACCGCAACATGCAGATGATGAGCATTGAGATTTTGACCCTTCTCTTTGCCGAGCTGGCCAAAGTGGTGGAGAGTTCCACGAAGGGCTTTCCCAGCTTCATCTCGGACATGCTGTCGAAATGCAAGGTGCAGAAAGTGGTTCTGCACTGTTTGCTCTCCTCCATCTTCAGCGCCCAGAAGTGGCACAGCGAGAAGGTCGCTGGGAAAAATATGGTGGCCATTGAGGAAGGCTACTCTGAAGACAGCCTCATCAATTTCTCCGAGGACGAGCTGGACAACGGCAGCACCCTGCAGTCGCAGCTCTTGAAAGTCCTCCAGCGGCTCATTGTCCTGGAGCACAGAGTGATGACTGGGCCCGAGGAGAACGAGGCGGGCTTTGACTTTGTCGTGACGGACTTGGAGCACATCAACCCCCAGCagccaatgacttcccttcagtATTTGCACTCTCAGCCAATCACCTCCCAAGGCATGTTTCTCTGTGCCGTGATAAGAGCGTTGCACCAGCACTGTGCCTGTAAAATGCATCCCCAGTGGATAGGACTCATTACTGCTTCCCTGCCTTACATGGGGAAGGTGCTCCAAAGAGTGGTGGTTTCTGTGACCCTCCAGCTTTGCCGGAACCTGGACAACCTGATTCAGCAGTACAGATACGAAACAGGATTATCCAGCAGCAG GCCCCTTTGGATGGCATCCGTTACTCCACCAGATATGATGCTCACTCTGCTGGAGGGCATTACAACTGTCATTCACTATTGCTTGTTGGATCCAACTGCACAGTATCATCAG CTTCTGGTGACTGTAGACCAAAAGCATATGCTAGAAGCACGCAGTGGGATCTTGTCTATCCTTCACATGATCATGTCATCTGTGACTCTTCTGTGGAGCATCCTGCACCAGGCAGACTCTTCAGAGaaaacagctgctgcagctgctgcatcCATTACCACCATTAATCTTGGATCAACAAAG AACCTGAGGCAGCAGATTCTTGAATTGCTGGGCCCTATCTCAATGAATCACGGCGTTCATTTTATGGCAGCTATTGCATTTGTGTGGAATGAAAGGAGGCAACACAAAAACACTTCAAGGACTAAG GTCATTCCTACACCTAGTGAAGAACAGCTTCTGTTAGTGGAGCTGGTTCGTTCTATCAGCGTTATGAGAACTGAGACTGTTATGCAAACAGTGAAAGAAGTCTTGAAGCAACCACCAGCAATAGCCAAGGACAAG AAGCACCTTTCATTGGAAGTCTGCATGCTGCAGTTTTTCTTTGCGTACATTCAGAG AATCCCAGTGTCCAATGTAGTCGACAGCTGGGCCTCATTATTGCTTCTTCTGAAGGATTCCATacaacttggccttccagctccGGGGCAGTTTCTCATACTTGG cgTTTTAAATGAGTTTATAATGAAAAACCCAAATCTGGATAATAAGAAAGACCAGCGAGATCTTCAG GATGTAACCCACAAAATTGTGGATGCCATTGGAGCCATCGCTGGCTCGTCCCTGGAACAGACTACGTGGCTAAGGCGCAATTTGGAGGTTAAACCATCCCCCAAGATCATGGTGGATGGAAACAATTTGGAGTCTGACGTTGAAG ATATGTTGTCTCCAGCTTTGGAAACCTCAAGCATAACTCCATCCGTTTATAGTGTCCATGCCTTAACACTGCTGTCAGAA GTCTTGGCTCATCTTTTGGATATGGTTTTCTACAGTGATGAAAAAGAGCGAGTTATTCCACTTCTTGTAAATATAATGCACTATGTTGTGCCTTATCTTCGCAATCACAG TGCCCATAACGCGCCCAGCTACCGAGCGTGTGTTCAGCTATTGAGCAGCCTGAGCGGCTATCAATACACGAGGAGAGCGTGGAAAAAGGAAGCTTTTGACCTCTTTATGGATTCCAGTTTCTTTCAAATGGATGCTTCCTGTGTTAATCA tTGGAGAGCAATCATGGATAATTTGATGACACATGACAAAACCACGTTCAGAGATCTGATGA CACGTGTGGCTGTAGCTCAGAGCAGTTcgctcaatctgtttgccaatcGGGATGTAGAACTGGAACAGCGTGCTATGCTTCTGAAGAGGCTGGCCTTTGCCATTTTTAGCAGTGAAGTGGACCAATACCAGAAATACCTTCCAGATATACAAG AAAGGCTGGTAGAAAGTCTCCGCCTGCCGCAAGTGCCCACTCTTCACTCCCAAGTGTTCCTCTTTTTCCGAGTTCTGCTCTTGAGAATGTCTCCACAGCATCTTACCTCGCTTTGGCCTACCATGATCACAGAATTG